A window of the Myxococcales bacterium genome harbors these coding sequences:
- the dut gene encoding dUTP diphosphatase, translated as MTAPVVRFRRLRPDAVVPAYMTADAAGLDLAAALDAPVVLAAGARVTVGTGLALELPRGFEGQVRPRSGLARQHGVTVLNAPGTIDADYRGEVAVVLVNHGAEPLTITAGMRVAQLVIAPVVQATLEVVDALSPTGRGTGGFGSTGA; from the coding sequence GTGACCGCGCCGGTGGTCCGCTTTCGCAGGCTGCGTCCCGACGCGGTCGTGCCGGCGTACATGACCGCCGACGCCGCCGGGCTCGACCTGGCCGCGGCGCTCGACGCGCCGGTGGTCCTGGCGGCGGGCGCGCGCGTCACGGTCGGCACCGGCCTGGCGCTGGAGCTGCCGCGCGGGTTCGAGGGCCAGGTCCGGCCGCGCTCGGGCCTGGCGCGCCAGCACGGCGTGACGGTGCTCAACGCGCCGGGGACGATCGACGCCGACTACCGCGGCGAGGTCGCGGTCGTGCTCGTCAACCACGGCGCCGAGCCGCTGACGATCACCGCGGGCATGCGGGTCGCGCAGCTGGTGATCGCGCCGGTGGTGCAGGCGACGCTCGAGGTGGTCGACGCGCTGTCGCCCACCGGCCGCGGCACCGGCGGCTTCGGCTCGACCGGCGCCTGA
- a CDS encoding trypsin-like serine protease encodes MLAAGTFAGGCVEPGAEPSLGTTGDAIIGGAPTGTGLYPAIGAIYEGGVICTGTLIAPDAVLSAAHCFQEGAPPPAFTLDHDARGAVTTIAGAAVVMHPMWDIDRPIGDGPQLYYDLAILRLAEPVTGVEPLPIPSAREAATLADGMMVTLVGYGETVDGDPASAGLKVDAEAPIVARSPSELQISNPGEAQNCYGDSGGPAIVDLGEGPRVVGVVSRGATAVPTCDQGGVDTRVDYYQRWIRQQVPAACVGGQACAGGTDPPLPDPDAGLGAEITGGCAAGGRGDGGAAIALVVLAAAVRRRRRAIE; translated from the coding sequence GTGCTCGCGGCTGGGACCTTCGCAGGCGGCTGCGTCGAGCCCGGCGCGGAGCCCAGCCTGGGCACGACCGGCGACGCCATCATCGGCGGCGCGCCGACCGGGACCGGCCTGTACCCGGCCATCGGGGCCATCTATGAGGGCGGTGTGATCTGCACCGGCACGCTGATCGCCCCGGACGCGGTGCTGTCCGCGGCCCACTGCTTCCAGGAGGGCGCGCCGCCGCCGGCGTTCACCCTCGATCACGACGCCCGCGGCGCGGTCACGACCATCGCCGGCGCGGCGGTCGTCATGCATCCGATGTGGGACATCGATCGGCCGATCGGCGACGGGCCGCAGCTGTACTACGACCTCGCGATCCTGCGCCTGGCCGAGCCGGTGACCGGCGTCGAGCCGCTGCCGATCCCGAGCGCGCGCGAGGCCGCGACCCTGGCCGACGGCATGATGGTCACGCTGGTCGGCTACGGCGAGACCGTCGACGGCGATCCGGCCAGCGCGGGCCTGAAGGTCGACGCCGAGGCGCCGATCGTCGCGCGCAGCCCGAGCGAGCTGCAGATCAGCAACCCGGGCGAGGCCCAGAACTGCTACGGCGACTCGGGCGGGCCGGCCATCGTTGATCTCGGCGAGGGCCCGCGGGTCGTCGGCGTGGTGTCGCGCGGCGCGACCGCGGTGCCGACCTGCGATCAAGGCGGCGTCGACACCCGCGTCGACTACTACCAGCGCTGGATCCGCCAGCAGGTGCCGGCCGCGTGCGTCGGTGGCCAGGCCTGCGCCGGCGGCACCGATCCGCCGCTGCCCGATCCCGACGCGGGGCTCGGCGCCGAGATCACCGGCGGCTGCGCGGCCGGCGGGCGCGGCGACGGGGGCGCGGCGATCGCGCTGGTGGTTCTGGCGGCGGCGGTGCGGCGGCGACGGCGCGCGATCGAGTAG
- a CDS encoding class I SAM-dependent rRNA methyltransferase — translation MPAPILEVTAEAATFVAGGGRDVDTARLPAAASHAAGAVVTLIDPRGDDVGVAIVDPDNQRLRVMLVPADGFPTVSAAVLSWRLERALAWRKALGLPGDDATYRLVHGAGDGLPGFTCDVLGRYAVLYAYAPALVPWAKQLAEAVRGFTGVRGVVVKVRARGGASEVAQEIVGDAPPERYVAEEHGVPVEIHPLGGLNVGLFTDMREERQRLGRFVGGGAVLNLFSYTAMLSVACARAGAASVVSVDTSDGVAAWARGNFARSGFDPADKRWRFETGDAVRFLARADKARERYRLIVIDPPTFSTARGAPWTLDRDYPALIGQAAAVVEPGGCLWLAANTHELGSLGRLVAKGLKLAGRDGVIVAQGGLPADYPTVAAQARDRYLQIVVVRVA, via the coding sequence GTGCCCGCGCCGATCCTCGAGGTGACCGCCGAGGCCGCCACGTTCGTCGCGGGCGGCGGCCGCGACGTCGACACCGCGCGGCTGCCGGCCGCGGCGAGCCACGCCGCCGGGGCGGTCGTGACGCTGATCGATCCGCGCGGCGACGACGTCGGCGTGGCGATCGTCGACCCCGACAACCAGCGCCTGCGGGTGATGCTGGTGCCGGCCGACGGCTTCCCGACGGTGAGCGCGGCGGTCCTGAGCTGGCGGCTCGAGCGGGCGCTGGCGTGGCGCAAGGCGCTGGGGCTGCCCGGCGACGACGCGACCTATCGGCTGGTCCACGGCGCGGGCGACGGGCTGCCGGGGTTCACGTGCGACGTGCTGGGGCGGTACGCCGTGCTCTACGCGTACGCGCCGGCGCTGGTGCCGTGGGCCAAGCAGCTGGCCGAGGCCGTGCGCGGGTTCACCGGCGTGCGCGGCGTGGTGGTCAAGGTCCGCGCCCGCGGCGGCGCCAGCGAGGTCGCGCAGGAGATCGTCGGCGACGCGCCGCCCGAGCGGTACGTGGCCGAGGAGCACGGCGTGCCGGTCGAGATCCACCCGCTCGGCGGGCTCAACGTCGGGCTGTTCACCGACATGCGCGAGGAGCGCCAGCGCCTGGGCCGGTTCGTCGGCGGCGGCGCGGTGCTGAACCTGTTCTCGTACACCGCGATGCTGTCGGTCGCGTGCGCGCGCGCCGGCGCCGCCTCGGTGGTCTCGGTCGACACCTCCGACGGCGTCGCGGCCTGGGCCCGCGGCAACTTCGCGCGCTCGGGGTTCGATCCCGCCGACAAGCGCTGGCGGTTCGAGACCGGCGACGCGGTGCGGTTCCTGGCCCGGGCCGACAAGGCCCGCGAGCGCTACCGGCTGATCGTGATCGATCCGCCGACGTTCTCGACCGCGCGCGGCGCGCCGTGGACGCTCGACCGCGACTACCCGGCGCTGATCGGCCAGGCCGCGGCGGTGGTCGAGCCCGGCGGCTGCCTGTGGCTGGCGGCCAACACCCACGAGCTCGGCTCGCTCGGTCGCCTCGTCGCCAAGGGCCTCAAGCTGGCCGGCCGGGACGGCGTGATCGTGGCCCAGGGCGGGCTGCCGGCCGACTATCCGACGGTGGCGGCGCAGGCGCGCGACCGCTACCTGCAGATCGTGGTCGTGCGCGTGGCGTGA
- a CDS encoding GMC family oxidoreductase yields the protein MALMSLSSAHRSTLTAVAEAALPAGQFMPAGGSHTVDRVEQAFGGFPELAQRGFGAILSALDAAALLTRRRRFARLSTDERLAMLERWRTGDLARRTAVRALLVPLKVAHFDDPALYRRLGCVYDTRGKRETRAPYPRERVHDLAATDHDLAIEVDVVIIGTGAGGAVVARELAEAGLAVAMVEEGRYFERHEFTGRPFAMQQQMYRAGGATFSLGNVTIPIPIGVTVGGTTTVNSGTCYRVPERVLAHWRQDYGLTEFTSDHLAPYYERVERVLGVAPTAASVLGGCARVVARGCDALGYRHAPLARNAPDCDGQGVCCFGCPTDAKRSTNVSYVPLALRAGAELFTSVRAERIIVEGGHAVGLVARTHAGRTLTVRARAVVVSCGALITPTFLERNHVGTSSGQLGRNLSIHPAAGALAVFDEPIESWRGVPQGLAIEEFAEEGILFEGAATPLEFTAALMPQLGPRLIELCEGFDHIASFGLMVADTSRGRVRLVRGRPVITYVLGDADVARLRRGIDILARVFFAGGARTVMLPVHGHTEIHSVDELARLRAATIRASDLDLSAYHPLGTARLGLDPSASVVSPDHQVHDTPGLYVIDGASVPSSLGVNPQVTIMALATRAAERLAQRLS from the coding sequence GTGGCCCTGATGTCGCTGTCATCCGCGCACCGCTCCACGCTCACCGCCGTGGCCGAGGCGGCGCTGCCGGCCGGGCAGTTCATGCCCGCCGGCGGGTCGCACACCGTCGACCGGGTCGAGCAGGCCTTCGGCGGGTTCCCGGAGCTCGCCCAGCGCGGCTTCGGCGCGATCCTCAGCGCCCTCGACGCGGCGGCCCTGCTGACCCGCCGGCGCCGCTTCGCCCGGCTCTCGACCGACGAGCGCCTGGCGATGCTCGAGCGCTGGCGGACCGGTGACCTGGCCCGCCGGACCGCGGTGCGCGCGCTCCTGGTGCCGCTCAAGGTCGCGCACTTCGACGATCCGGCGCTCTATCGCCGGCTCGGCTGCGTCTACGACACCCGCGGCAAGCGCGAGACCCGGGCGCCCTACCCGCGCGAGCGGGTCCACGACCTGGCCGCGACCGACCACGACCTCGCGATCGAGGTCGACGTCGTGATCATCGGCACCGGCGCCGGCGGCGCGGTCGTGGCGCGCGAGCTGGCCGAGGCCGGCCTCGCGGTGGCGATGGTCGAGGAGGGCCGCTACTTCGAGCGCCACGAGTTCACCGGCCGCCCGTTCGCGATGCAGCAGCAGATGTACCGGGCCGGCGGCGCCACGTTCTCGCTCGGCAACGTCACGATCCCGATCCCGATCGGCGTCACCGTCGGCGGCACCACCACCGTCAACTCCGGCACCTGCTACCGCGTGCCCGAGCGCGTGCTCGCGCACTGGCGCCAGGACTACGGCCTGACGGAGTTCACCAGCGATCACCTGGCGCCGTACTACGAGCGGGTCGAGCGCGTGCTGGGCGTGGCGCCGACCGCCGCCAGCGTGCTCGGCGGCTGCGCCCGGGTCGTGGCCCGGGGCTGCGACGCGCTCGGCTACCGCCACGCGCCGCTGGCCCGCAACGCGCCCGACTGCGACGGCCAGGGCGTGTGCTGTTTCGGCTGCCCCACCGACGCCAAGCGCTCCACCAACGTGTCGTACGTGCCGCTGGCGCTGCGCGCCGGCGCCGAGCTGTTCACCAGCGTCCGGGCCGAGCGCATCATCGTCGAGGGCGGCCACGCGGTCGGGCTCGTGGCGCGGACCCACGCCGGGCGCACGCTGACCGTCCGCGCCCGGGCGGTCGTGGTGTCGTGCGGCGCGCTGATCACGCCGACCTTCCTCGAGCGCAACCACGTCGGCACCAGCTCGGGCCAGCTCGGCCGCAACCTGTCGATCCACCCGGCCGCCGGCGCGCTGGCGGTGTTCGACGAGCCGATCGAGAGCTGGCGCGGCGTGCCCCAGGGCCTCGCGATCGAGGAGTTCGCCGAGGAGGGGATCCTGTTCGAGGGCGCGGCCACGCCGCTCGAGTTCACCGCCGCGCTGATGCCGCAGCTCGGGCCGCGGCTGATCGAGCTGTGCGAGGGCTTCGACCACATCGCCAGCTTCGGCCTCATGGTCGCGGACACCTCGCGCGGGCGCGTGCGCCTGGTGCGCGGCCGCCCGGTCATCACCTACGTCCTTGGCGACGCCGACGTCGCGCGCCTGCGCCGCGGCATCGACATCCTGGCCCGGGTGTTCTTCGCCGGCGGCGCGCGCACGGTCATGCTGCCGGTCCACGGCCACACCGAGATCCACAGCGTCGACGAGCTCGCCCGGCTCCGGGCCGCGACGATCCGCGCCAGCGACCTCGACCTGTCGGCCTACCACCCGCTCGGCACCGCCCGGCTCGGGCTCGATCCCAGCGCCTCGGTGGTGTCGCCCGATCACCAGGTCCACGACACCCCCGGCCTCTACGTCATCGACGGCGCGTCGGTGCCGAGCTCGCTCGGCGTCAACCCCCAGGTCACGATCATGGCCCTGGCCACTCGCGCCGCCGAGCGCCTGGCCCAGCGCCTGAGCTGA
- a CDS encoding (Fe-S)-binding protein: protein MNIALFVILLAAAFTFFARTMWLFGRAVAGGAPDPRPRTDQLGARLASVGIYFFGQKKVAEEGPLHRTSKHHLFIFWGFLIITIATADLLISGVVPPLALHRWMPGVLYRPLYGVIDVFNLIVLAMVTWAVIRRVLVRPALIPMTLDAALILGAIASLMLTHFLYHGYEVAQARALGQAGPEGLIISKWLGSLLAPVSAATAHRGAVFSYWLHVLIVLTFLNYLPYSKHIHLLGALPNIYTRNLSSRTLDLPKLDLEDEHQWGVGKYEQFSWKSLLDTYACTECARCSNYCPAYGTGKNLSPMQLVHDIRYEMLDRVALADKITALEGDVAGLTEYAARSGLDQPGHEHPDLIAGRAALAAARQQSEDMPRLTGGRIAEDTLWACTTCGACQEVCPVFIEHPMKIIQMRQNLVLEQEKVPGELARMFKNVERQSNPWGIAASKRMEWAEGLDVPTIEDHPNPEYVLWVGCAGAFDARIVKQTRAMVTVLRAAKVDFAVLGHSEGCTGDPARRAGNEMLFQMLAEQNVETLNATGVKKVVTSCPHCLHTLRHDYPQFGGDWEVVHHTQLIDHLIKAGKLEVGGSPVERVTYHDSCYLGRWNKEFDAPRDVLAALAPSGGVTELTRNKRHGFCCGAGGGRMFMEEHEGERVNLNRTDEILATGVDAVAVACPFCNIMITDGVKQRNQDERIQVLDIAELVAKSFDVPVSALARKKRDAAAE, encoded by the coding sequence ATGAACATCGCCCTGTTCGTCATCCTGCTGGCGGCCGCCTTCACGTTCTTCGCGCGGACCATGTGGCTGTTCGGCCGCGCGGTCGCCGGTGGCGCCCCCGATCCCCGTCCACGCACCGATCAGCTAGGCGCGCGCCTGGCCTCGGTCGGCATCTACTTCTTCGGTCAGAAGAAGGTCGCCGAGGAGGGCCCGCTGCACCGCACCAGCAAGCACCACCTGTTCATCTTCTGGGGCTTCCTGATCATCACGATCGCGACCGCCGACCTGCTGATCTCGGGCGTCGTGCCGCCGCTGGCGCTGCACCGCTGGATGCCGGGCGTGCTGTACCGGCCGCTCTACGGCGTGATCGACGTGTTCAACCTGATCGTCCTGGCGATGGTCACCTGGGCGGTCATCCGCCGCGTGCTGGTGCGGCCCGCGCTGATCCCGATGACGCTCGACGCCGCGCTGATCCTCGGCGCGATCGCGTCGCTGATGCTGACGCACTTCCTCTACCACGGCTACGAGGTCGCCCAGGCCCGGGCCCTGGGCCAGGCCGGCCCCGAGGGCCTGATCATCTCGAAGTGGCTGGGCTCGCTGCTCGCGCCGGTGTCGGCCGCGACCGCCCACCGCGGCGCGGTGTTCTCGTACTGGCTGCACGTGCTGATCGTGCTGACGTTCCTCAACTACCTGCCCTACTCGAAGCACATCCACCTGCTGGGCGCGCTGCCCAACATCTACACGCGCAACCTGTCGAGCCGCACGCTCGACCTGCCCAAGCTCGACCTCGAGGACGAGCACCAGTGGGGCGTCGGCAAGTACGAGCAGTTCTCGTGGAAGAGCCTGCTCGACACCTACGCCTGCACCGAGTGCGCGCGCTGCTCGAACTACTGCCCGGCCTACGGCACCGGCAAGAACCTGTCGCCGATGCAGCTCGTGCACGACATCCGCTACGAGATGCTCGATCGCGTGGCCCTCGCCGACAAGATCACCGCGCTCGAGGGCGACGTCGCGGGCCTGACCGAGTACGCGGCCCGCTCCGGCCTCGACCAGCCCGGCCACGAGCACCCCGACCTGATCGCCGGCCGCGCCGCGCTGGCCGCGGCCCGGCAGCAGTCCGAGGACATGCCGCGCCTGACCGGCGGCCGGATCGCCGAGGACACGCTGTGGGCCTGCACCACCTGCGGCGCGTGCCAGGAGGTGTGCCCGGTGTTCATCGAGCACCCGATGAAGATCATCCAGATGCGCCAGAACCTGGTGCTCGAGCAGGAGAAGGTCCCGGGCGAGCTCGCGCGCATGTTCAAGAACGTCGAGCGCCAGTCGAACCCCTGGGGCATCGCCGCCAGCAAGCGCATGGAGTGGGCCGAGGGCCTCGACGTGCCGACGATCGAGGATCACCCCAACCCCGAGTACGTGCTCTGGGTCGGCTGCGCCGGCGCCTTCGACGCCCGCATCGTCAAGCAGACCCGGGCCATGGTGACCGTGCTGCGCGCGGCCAAGGTCGACTTCGCGGTGCTCGGCCACAGCGAGGGCTGCACCGGCGATCCGGCCCGGCGCGCCGGCAACGAGATGCTGTTCCAGATGCTGGCCGAGCAGAACGTCGAGACCCTCAACGCCACCGGCGTCAAGAAGGTCGTGACCAGCTGCCCGCACTGCCTGCACACGCTCCGCCACGACTACCCGCAGTTCGGCGGCGACTGGGAGGTGGTCCACCACACCCAGCTCATCGACCACCTGATCAAGGCCGGCAAGCTCGAGGTCGGCGGCTCGCCGGTCGAGCGCGTGACCTACCACGACAGCTGCTACCTCGGCCGCTGGAACAAGGAGTTCGACGCGCCCCGCGACGTGCTCGCCGCGCTGGCCCCGTCGGGCGGCGTCACCGAGCTGACCCGGAACAAGCGCCACGGCTTCTGCTGCGGCGCCGGCGGCGGCCGCATGTTCATGGAGGAGCACGAGGGCGAGCGGGTCAACCTGAACCGCACCGACGAGATCCTCGCCACCGGCGTCGACGCGGTCGCGGTCGCCTGTCCGTTCTGCAACATCATGATCACCGACGGCGTCAAGCAGCGGAACCAGGACGAGCGGATCCAGGTGCTCGACATCGCCGAGCTGGTGGCCAAGTCGTTCGACGTGCCGGTCAGCGCGCTGGCCCGCAAGAAGCGCGACGCCGCCGCCGAGTAG
- a CDS encoding phosphoribosylglycinamide formyltransferase, whose translation MKIGVLVSGRGTNLGALLAAEDAGRLAPATIAVVISNRPGAPALARATAAGKPAVVIDHQAFGDRAAFERALLAELTRHEVEAVVLAGFMRVLTTTFVAAFPRRIVNTHPALLPAFPGVDAPAQALAHGAKVSGVTVHFVDDGVDTGPIIAQRAVAVRADDDAAALHQRIQREEHQLLPMVVRALAAGQIAVAGRVVTISPEADGADQLV comes from the coding sequence ATGAAGATCGGCGTCCTGGTGTCGGGCCGCGGCACCAACCTGGGCGCGCTCCTGGCCGCCGAGGACGCCGGCCGCCTGGCCCCCGCGACGATCGCGGTGGTCATCTCCAACCGGCCCGGCGCGCCCGCCCTGGCGCGGGCGACCGCCGCCGGCAAGCCCGCGGTGGTGATCGATCACCAGGCGTTCGGCGATCGCGCCGCGTTCGAGCGAGCGCTCCTGGCCGAGCTGACCCGCCACGAGGTCGAGGCGGTCGTGCTAGCCGGGTTCATGCGGGTGCTGACCACGACCTTCGTCGCCGCGTTCCCGCGCCGGATCGTCAACACCCACCCGGCCCTGCTGCCGGCGTTCCCCGGCGTCGACGCCCCGGCCCAGGCGCTGGCCCACGGCGCCAAGGTCAGCGGCGTCACGGTCCACTTCGTCGACGACGGCGTCGACACCGGCCCGATCATCGCCCAGCGCGCGGTCGCGGTCCGCGCCGACGACGACGCCGCGGCGCTCCACCAGCGCATCCAGCGCGAGGAGCACCAGCTCTTGCCGATGGTGGTGCGCGCGCTCGCCGCCGGCCAGATCGCGGTCGCGGGCCGCGTCGTGACGATCAGCCCCGAGGCCGACGGTGCCGACCAACTCGTATGA
- a CDS encoding phosphoribosylformylglycinamidine cyclo-ligase has translation MAITYKDAGVDIDAGNALIDRIRPLARATMRPEVVGGIGGFAALCRIPAGLREPLLVSGTDGVGTKLLTAMATNRHDTVGIDLVAMCVNDVLVTGADPLFFLDYFAAGQLDVEVATRVITGIAEGCRQAGCALVGGETAELPGLYAKQDYDLAGFCVGVVERSELRPRAQALIAGDVVIGLPSSGLHSNGHSLARKVVREVLGLAWDATPPELGGATVADALLTPTIIYTPAFRALAGHPWKAAAHITGGGLTENPPRIFADDALAVELDPATWDVPGVMTLIASAGVDAHELRRTFNLGIGMIIVVPADAAAAAIAALAPWRGRAIGQLVPRAGGEASRFVGDAA, from the coding sequence ATGGCGATCACCTACAAGGACGCCGGGGTCGACATCGACGCCGGCAACGCGCTGATCGACCGCATCCGGCCGCTGGCCCGCGCCACCATGCGCCCCGAGGTCGTCGGCGGCATCGGCGGGTTCGCGGCGCTGTGTCGCATCCCGGCCGGGCTGCGCGAGCCGCTGCTGGTCTCGGGCACCGACGGCGTCGGCACCAAGCTGCTGACCGCGATGGCGACCAACCGCCACGACACGGTCGGCATCGATCTGGTCGCGATGTGCGTCAACGACGTGCTCGTGACCGGCGCCGACCCGCTGTTCTTCCTCGATTACTTCGCGGCCGGCCAGCTCGACGTCGAGGTCGCGACCCGGGTCATCACCGGCATCGCCGAAGGGTGTCGCCAGGCCGGGTGCGCGCTCGTCGGCGGCGAGACCGCCGAGCTGCCGGGCCTCTACGCCAAGCAGGACTACGATCTGGCCGGCTTCTGCGTCGGCGTGGTCGAGCGCAGCGAGCTGCGGCCCCGGGCCCAGGCCCTGATCGCCGGCGACGTGGTCATCGGGTTGCCGTCGAGCGGCCTCCACTCCAACGGCCACTCGCTGGCGCGCAAGGTCGTGCGCGAGGTGCTGGGCCTGGCCTGGGACGCGACCCCGCCCGAGCTCGGCGGCGCCACCGTCGCCGACGCGCTGCTCACCCCGACGATCATCTACACGCCGGCGTTCCGGGCCCTGGCCGGCCACCCGTGGAAGGCCGCGGCCCACATCACCGGCGGCGGCCTGACCGAGAACCCGCCGCGGATCTTCGCCGACGACGCGCTCGCGGTCGAGCTCGATCCCGCGACCTGGGACGTGCCCGGCGTCATGACCCTGATCGCCTCGGCCGGCGTCGACGCCCACGAGCTGCGCCGGACGTTCAACCTCGGCATCGGCATGATCATCGTCGTCCCGGCCGACGCGGCCGCCGCCGCGATCGCGGCGCTCGCGCCCTGGCGCGGCCGCGCGATCGGCCAGCTGGTGCCGCGCGCCGGCGGTGAGGCCAGCCGCTTCGTCGGGGACGCCGCATGA